The following coding sequences lie in one Clostridia bacterium genomic window:
- a CDS encoding dephospho-CoA kinase, translated as MYLIGLTGGIASGKSTAAAALRAAGAPVVDADALAREVVEPGRPAYDAIVRAFGPSVVRPDGRLDRAALGRLVFADEARRRELEAIVHPAVGAEIEAWLARQKDAGAPAAVLEIPLLFESGWDRRVDESWVIDVPVETQVERLVRRDGLSREEARARVAAQLPREERLRRATRVFFNDGDVESLKAAVTAAWREVLAKIGGGAA; from the coding sequence GTGTATCTCATCGGGTTGACGGGCGGGATCGCCAGCGGGAAGAGCACGGCGGCGGCCGCCCTGCGCGCCGCGGGCGCGCCGGTCGTGGACGCCGACGCGCTGGCGCGCGAAGTCGTCGAGCCCGGACGGCCTGCGTACGACGCGATCGTGCGTGCGTTCGGGCCGTCCGTCGTCCGGCCCGACGGCCGCCTGGACCGCGCGGCGCTGGGGCGCCTCGTCTTCGCCGACGAGGCCCGCCGCCGCGAGTTGGAGGCGATCGTCCACCCGGCCGTCGGCGCGGAGATCGAGGCGTGGCTGGCACGGCAGAAGGATGCCGGCGCCCCGGCCGCCGTCCTGGAGATCCCATTGCTGTTCGAATCCGGTTGGGACCGCCGCGTCGACGAGTCCTGGGTGATCGACGTCCCCGTCGAGACGCAGGTGGAGCGGCTCGTGCGGCGCGACGGCCTCAGTCGGGAAGAGGCGCGCGCGCGCGTCGCCGCGCAGCTCCCGAGGGAGGAGCGCCTGCGGCGCGCCACGCGGGTGTTCTTCAACGACGGCGACGTCGAGTCGCTCAAGGCGGCCGTCACCGCCGCCTGGCGCGAGGTGCTGGCGAAGATCGGCGGCGGAGCGGCATGA
- the polA gene encoding DNA polymerase I has product MASPAPVDVRVLADAGEWREAFASLRDANHVAVAFLPDRPDTHPVPPAALAVAAGGGPVWAGPCRTETLALLADLPCPAIGHGLKPLLTAAAYAGLPVPRLAFDTELAAYLLDPGRSTYPLEDLVRHRLGEELPPLEPGGDTDTRLRALARRAHAVHRLVGPLRAELQAMGLERLYDDVELPLVPVLARVEAAGICVDRAALEELGRTFAARIAELEQEIYDLAGGPFNINSTQQLGVILFERLGLAPLRKTKTGYSTDAETLEALSAEHPLPARVLEYRGLVKLRGTYVEGLAEQIDPATGRIHTTLAQTVAATGRLSSVDPNLQNIPVREEMGRQLRKAFVAPPGHLLLAVDYSQIELRLLAHFSQDEGMMAAFRDAADIHRQTAAEVFGVPLEAVTPEMRSAAKAVNFGIVYGISDFGLSRNLGISREAAHEFIARYFERYPGVKRYLDETVRQAREAGYVRTLFGRIRHLPDIHSRNFARRQYAERTAMNTPLQGTAADLIKVAMLRADRALREQGLRARMVLQVHDELIFEVPEEELQAVRDLAIDALSGAARLRVPLVAEAKCGPNWYAMRPI; this is encoded by the coding sequence TGGCCGTCGCCGCCGGCGGGGGCCCCGTGTGGGCCGGCCCGTGCCGGACGGAGACGCTGGCGCTCCTCGCGGACCTGCCGTGCCCAGCGATCGGTCACGGCCTCAAGCCGCTCCTGACGGCCGCCGCTTATGCGGGGTTGCCCGTTCCCCGCTTGGCCTTCGATACCGAGCTCGCCGCGTACCTCCTGGACCCCGGCCGGTCGACGTACCCGCTCGAGGATCTCGTCCGGCACCGCCTCGGCGAAGAACTCCCGCCGCTGGAGCCGGGCGGCGACACGGACACGCGCTTGCGCGCGCTGGCGCGCCGCGCGCACGCCGTCCACCGCCTGGTCGGTCCGCTGCGCGCGGAACTGCAGGCGATGGGGCTGGAGAGGCTGTACGACGACGTGGAACTGCCGCTCGTGCCGGTGCTGGCGCGAGTGGAGGCGGCCGGCATCTGCGTCGACCGCGCGGCCCTGGAGGAGCTCGGGCGCACGTTCGCGGCGCGCATCGCGGAGCTCGAGCAGGAGATTTACGACCTCGCCGGCGGGCCGTTCAACATCAACTCCACTCAGCAACTCGGCGTGATCCTGTTCGAGCGGCTCGGCCTCGCGCCGCTCCGCAAGACGAAGACGGGATACTCCACGGATGCGGAGACTCTTGAGGCGCTCTCCGCCGAGCACCCGCTGCCGGCCAGGGTTCTGGAGTACCGCGGCCTCGTGAAGCTTCGGGGGACCTACGTGGAGGGCCTCGCCGAACAGATCGACCCGGCGACGGGCCGCATTCACACCACCCTCGCGCAGACGGTCGCGGCGACGGGCCGGCTGTCCAGCGTCGATCCGAACCTGCAGAACATTCCCGTGCGCGAGGAGATGGGCCGGCAACTGCGCAAGGCGTTCGTCGCCCCGCCGGGCCACCTCCTCCTCGCCGTCGACTACTCCCAGATCGAGCTTCGCCTCCTGGCGCACTTCTCGCAGGACGAGGGCATGATGGCCGCCTTCCGCGACGCCGCCGACATCCATCGCCAGACCGCCGCGGAAGTCTTCGGGGTGCCGCTGGAGGCGGTCACGCCGGAGATGCGCAGCGCGGCGAAGGCGGTCAACTTCGGCATCGTGTACGGGATCAGCGACTTCGGCCTCAGCCGCAACCTCGGCATCTCGCGGGAAGCCGCGCACGAGTTCATCGCCCGGTACTTCGAGCGCTACCCGGGCGTCAAGCGGTACCTGGACGAGACGGTCCGCCAGGCCCGCGAGGCCGGGTACGTGCGCACGCTGTTCGGCCGCATCCGCCACCTGCCCGACATCCACTCCCGCAACTTCGCGCGCCGCCAGTACGCGGAGCGCACCGCGATGAACACGCCGCTGCAGGGCACGGCCGCGGACCTGATCAAGGTCGCGATGCTGCGGGCCGACCGCGCCCTGCGCGAGCAGGGCCTGCGCGCCCGCATGGTGCTGCAGGTGCACGACGAGCTCATCTTCGAGGTGCCGGAAGAGGAGCTGCAGGCGGTGCGCGACCTGGCGATCGACGCCCTATCGGGCGCGGCCCGGTTGCGCGTGCCCCTTGTGGCCGAGGCCAAGTGTGGGCCGAACTGGTACGCCATGCGACCGATCTAG
- the ytaF gene encoding sporulation membrane protein YtaF yields the protein MLSAVLIAVAVSLDGLVVGAAYGVHRIRLHVAGLAIIGATSTLLVAAAQAAGGRLAAWLPPEWAGRLGGLMLIAVGVTFLLQQRASRAPSDSDTRPRSTSRVIQIWRAPEAADADRSGTIDWREALVLGLALSMDAFGAGLGAAIGGWGGALLPWLVGASQITFVACGRFLGRHAFSTVAARLDVLPAVLLIAVGLARLA from the coding sequence ATGCTGTCGGCCGTCCTCATCGCGGTCGCCGTGAGCCTCGACGGCCTCGTCGTCGGCGCCGCCTACGGCGTCCATCGGATTCGCCTCCACGTCGCCGGTCTGGCGATCATCGGCGCGACATCCACGCTCCTTGTGGCCGCGGCGCAGGCCGCTGGAGGGCGGTTGGCCGCGTGGTTGCCGCCGGAGTGGGCCGGCCGTCTCGGCGGCCTGATGCTGATCGCCGTCGGGGTGACGTTCCTTTTGCAGCAGCGGGCGTCCCGCGCGCCGTCGGATTCGGACACGCGCCCTCGCTCCACGAGCCGCGTGATCCAGATCTGGCGCGCGCCCGAGGCGGCGGACGCCGATCGTTCGGGGACGATTGACTGGCGCGAGGCGCTGGTCCTCGGACTCGCGCTGTCCATGGACGCGTTCGGCGCCGGGCTGGGCGCCGCCATCGGCGGGTGGGGCGGGGCGCTGCTGCCATGGCTCGTCGGAGCGTCCCAGATCACGTTCGTCGCCTGCGGACGATTCCTGGGGCGGCACGCCTTTTCGACGGTCGCCGCACGGCTCGACGTCCTTCCGGCCGTCCTCTTGATCGCCGTCGGCCTGGCTCGACTCGCCTGA
- a CDS encoding lytic transglycosylase domain-containing protein, with protein sequence MTRRRRWWTAVAVVLALVGAALAARLAVYAAYPFPYRDIIEEAAREYGFDPFLIAAVIRTESRFRPDAVSPPGARGLMQLMPDTARQLAAKDGYASFDDDMLFDPRVNVQLGTQYLAELRSAFDGSLPAALAAYNGGRRNVRSWLAEGVWDGTFEHAERVPFLETRRFLERVHRAHRIYAWLYRGE encoded by the coding sequence ATGACGCGGCGTCGCCGATGGTGGACGGCAGTCGCGGTCGTCCTTGCGCTCGTCGGCGCGGCTCTCGCGGCGCGCTTGGCCGTGTACGCCGCGTATCCGTTTCCGTACCGCGACATCATCGAGGAAGCGGCGCGCGAATACGGCTTCGACCCGTTTCTCATCGCCGCCGTGATCCGTACGGAATCGCGCTTCCGGCCCGACGCCGTGAGTCCACCCGGGGCGCGCGGGCTGATGCAGCTCATGCCGGACACGGCGCGGCAGCTCGCCGCGAAGGACGGATACGCGTCGTTCGATGACGACATGCTGTTCGACCCGCGCGTCAACGTCCAGCTGGGCACCCAGTACCTGGCGGAGCTGCGGTCGGCGTTCGACGGCAGCCTGCCGGCCGCGCTGGCGGCGTACAACGGCGGGCGGCGGAACGTGCGCTCGTGGCTCGCCGAAGGCGTTTGGGACGGCACGTTCGAGCACGCCGAGCGCGTGCCGTTCTTGGAGACGCGCCGCTTCCTCGAACGCGTGCACCGCGCGCACCGCATCTACGCGTGGCTGTACCGCGGGGAGTAG
- a CDS encoding APC family permease: MACVSGSGQPVWRLLKRLLIGRPLPTWAQESERIGIARALAVLSADALSSVAYATEETLIVLVAAGFTQTTVVLPISLAIIGLLALLALSYRQVIFAYPSGGGAYVVARDNLGTTASLVAAAALLVDYTLTVAVSISSGVDALISAVGTLAPYRVDVALLIVFAVMIINLRGVRESGFVFAVPTYLFIAMLAVTILVDLTHHSPRHVSPVTGFAAVHTMSWLLLFRAFSSGSTALTGVEAISNGVPLFREPQARNAARTLTLMAIILGSLFLGSSYLAVRDGILPRPEQTVLSQLGHEAFGSGFAYYLLQTATILILSLAANTSFNGFPILASILARDGYLPRQLTHRGDRLGYSNGIVILAMLAALLLVAFHARTTKLIPLYAIGVFISFTLSQAGLVKRWLTRREGRWRQALVINGVGAAATLLVLVVFTVGKFFEGAWIVVVVIPLLVLMFMSIKRHYLHVAHQLSLQGYRDPRRIVNKVIVPVSGLTRPTAWALKYAKTLSPDVTAVLVASDDAEEERMREKWAQWGVTVPLVVIRSPYRSVLGPLLEYLDHLQKVGPEEDRSVYTVVTVVIPEFVPERWWHVILHNQFALALKAALLFKPGVLVTSVPYHLSYRHD, translated from the coding sequence ATGGCCTGCGTAAGCGGAAGTGGTCAACCCGTGTGGCGGCTGCTTAAGCGACTTCTCATCGGCAGGCCTCTGCCGACCTGGGCCCAGGAATCCGAGCGCATCGGAATCGCCCGCGCCCTGGCGGTGCTGTCCGCCGACGCCCTGTCGTCCGTCGCCTACGCAACCGAGGAGACTCTGATCGTCCTCGTCGCGGCGGGATTCACGCAGACGACGGTCGTGCTGCCGATCTCGCTGGCCATCATCGGCCTTCTCGCGCTGCTCGCCCTCTCCTACCGTCAGGTGATTTTTGCCTATCCATCCGGCGGCGGGGCCTACGTGGTCGCCCGGGACAACCTCGGCACGACGGCGAGCCTGGTCGCGGCCGCCGCGCTGCTGGTCGACTACACCTTGACGGTCGCCGTGAGCATTTCGTCGGGCGTCGACGCGCTCATCTCCGCCGTCGGGACGCTGGCGCCGTATCGGGTCGACGTCGCCCTGCTCATCGTCTTCGCCGTCATGATCATCAACCTGCGGGGCGTGCGGGAATCGGGGTTCGTCTTCGCCGTTCCGACGTACCTGTTCATCGCCATGCTGGCCGTGACGATCCTCGTCGACCTGACGCACCACTCCCCCCGGCACGTGTCGCCGGTCACCGGTTTCGCCGCGGTGCACACGATGAGCTGGTTGTTGCTGTTCCGAGCGTTCAGCTCCGGGAGCACGGCGCTGACCGGGGTCGAGGCCATCAGCAACGGCGTGCCGCTCTTCCGCGAGCCGCAGGCGCGGAACGCAGCGCGCACGCTGACGCTCATGGCGATCATCCTCGGCTCGCTCTTCCTTGGAAGCAGCTACCTCGCCGTGCGCGACGGCATCCTGCCGCGGCCCGAGCAGACGGTGCTGTCGCAGCTCGGCCACGAGGCATTCGGCTCGGGGTTCGCCTACTACCTCCTACAAACCGCGACGATCCTGATCCTGTCGCTGGCGGCGAACACCAGCTTCAACGGGTTCCCCATCCTCGCCTCCATCCTGGCGCGCGACGGCTACCTGCCCCGGCAACTGACGCACCGCGGGGACCGGCTCGGGTACAGCAACGGCATCGTGATCCTCGCCATGCTGGCGGCCCTGCTTCTCGTGGCGTTCCACGCCCGCACCACGAAGTTGATCCCCCTCTACGCCATTGGCGTGTTCATCTCGTTCACACTCTCGCAGGCGGGCCTCGTCAAGCGATGGCTCACCCGGAGGGAAGGCCGGTGGCGGCAGGCGCTGGTGATCAACGGCGTGGGCGCCGCCGCGACGCTGCTCGTCCTCGTCGTCTTCACGGTGGGCAAGTTTTTCGAGGGCGCGTGGATCGTCGTGGTCGTCATCCCGCTGCTCGTGCTGATGTTCATGTCGATCAAGCGGCACTACCTCCACGTGGCTCACCAGTTGAGCCTTCAGGGTTACCGCGATCCGCGCCGCATCGTCAACAAGGTGATCGTGCCGGTGAGCGGGCTGACCCGACCCACCGCGTGGGCCCTGAAGTACGCCAAGACCCTGTCGCCGGACGTCACGGCGGTCCTGGTCGCGTCCGACGACGCCGAGGAAGAGCGGATGCGCGAAAAGTGGGCGCAGTGGGGCGTGACGGTGCCGCTTGTGGTGATCCGCTCGCCCTACCGGTCCGTGCTGGGCCCCCTCCTGGAGTATCTGGACCACTTGCAGAAGGTCGGGCCTGAAGAGGACCGTTCGGTCTACACCGTGGTGACGGTCGTGATCCCGGAATTCGTGCCCGAACGCTGGTGGCACGTCATCCTGCACAACCAGTTCGCGCTCGCGCTCAAGGCGGCGCTGCTCTTCAAGCCCGGCGTGCTCGTGACGAGCGTGCCCTACCACCTCAGTTACCGGCACGATTGA
- the mutM gene encoding bifunctional DNA-formamidopyrimidine glycosylase/DNA-(apurinic or apyrimidinic site) lyase, whose protein sequence is MPELPEVETVRRSLAPWVEGRRIAEVHVFSPHVVDGDPDAFARAVRGLRVRRLARRGKYLLFRMDPPHTLAVHLRMTGRLLYLAPSGRAPRVERGAPGIHSQRGRALALGWQAPSWLAGLGEAALAAAGPPQHTHLAALFDDGGVLMFNDVRKFGRVALWPGASPPPLVRLGPEPLSRAFTAERWAQILAGRRAPIKALLLDQHSVAGLGNIYADEALWRARVHPARPAASLAKEDVARLHRAVRRVLREAIDHRGTTLRDYRDGAGQAGGYAPHLRVYGRAGQPCRRCGRTLEKTVVAGRGTTYCPACQSR, encoded by the coding sequence ATGCCGGAACTGCCTGAGGTGGAGACGGTGCGCCGCTCCCTGGCCCCGTGGGTCGAAGGGCGGCGGATCGCGGAGGTCCACGTATTCTCGCCGCACGTGGTGGACGGCGACCCGGACGCGTTCGCCCGGGCCGTGCGCGGCCTGCGCGTGCGGCGGCTGGCGCGCCGCGGCAAGTACCTCCTGTTTCGGATGGATCCTCCCCACACGCTGGCCGTACACCTGCGGATGACGGGACGGCTGCTCTACCTGGCGCCGTCCGGCCGCGCGCCCCGCGTGGAGCGCGGCGCGCCCGGCATCCACTCGCAGCGCGGCCGCGCGCTGGCGCTGGGGTGGCAGGCCCCGTCGTGGCTGGCCGGTCTCGGCGAGGCGGCCCTCGCGGCCGCGGGGCCTCCGCAGCATACCCATCTGGCCGCCCTCTTCGATGACGGCGGGGTGTTGATGTTCAACGACGTCCGCAAGTTCGGGCGGGTCGCGCTGTGGCCAGGCGCGAGTCCGCCGCCGCTCGTCCGGCTCGGCCCGGAGCCGCTGTCGCGCGCGTTCACGGCCGAGCGGTGGGCGCAGATCCTGGCCGGCCGCCGGGCTCCGATCAAGGCGTTGCTGCTCGACCAGCACAGCGTCGCGGGTCTCGGCAACATCTACGCGGACGAGGCGCTCTGGCGGGCGCGCGTGCACCCGGCCCGGCCCGCGGCCTCGCTCGCGAAGGAGGACGTCGCTCGCCTCCATCGCGCCGTGCGCCGCGTTCTGCGCGAGGCGATCGACCACCGCGGCACCACGCTGCGCGATTACCGCGACGGCGCCGGTCAAGCCGGCGGTTACGCGCCGCACCTTCGCGTCTACGGCCGCGCCGGGCAGCCGTGCCGCCGCTGCGGCCGGACCCTTGAGAAGACGGTCGTCGCCGGGCGCGGCACGACGTACTGCCCGGCCTGCCAGTCACGGTAA
- a CDS encoding MFS transporter, with amino-acid sequence MWVLAGLMLSTALAAMDGTIVATASPSIVAELGGFALFPWLFSLYLLSQAVTIPIYGKLADLYGRKPVLLFGIAAFVLGSVLCGFSWSMIALIVFRGLQGIGAGAVLPITMTIVGDLFSVEERARIQGYVSSVWGISAVVAPAVGGLFVQYASWRWVFLVNVPIGALAAWTIVRFLHERVASRAHRIDVPGAALLAVGVGLLIWGFLETGRPWGGGVWARVAVFGAAVAVLALFVLVERRASEPVLPLGAFRQPMLAGANFSNVVLGMIVVGLSSFIPTFVQGVLGATPLVAGFTLGMMSIGWPLASSVSGRLYLRLGFRRTAQIGTVLCAAAGAVLLLVRPASSVAHVALGCFAMGAGLGLATTSVLVAVQAAVEWQQRGMATGAVTFMRMLGSAVGASLYGGIVNATLARALATAPGLLRTQLPATTDVASTLMERASTGASPEALAYVRAALYSGVHHVFAVTVVAAALAFWFVTWIPARVERIRV; translated from the coding sequence ATGTGGGTCTTGGCGGGCCTCATGCTGAGCACGGCGCTCGCGGCGATGGACGGGACGATCGTCGCCACGGCCAGCCCCTCGATCGTCGCCGAGCTCGGCGGGTTCGCCCTCTTCCCGTGGCTGTTCTCCCTCTACCTGCTGTCGCAGGCCGTGACCATTCCCATTTACGGCAAGCTGGCCGACCTCTACGGGCGAAAGCCCGTGCTTCTGTTCGGCATCGCCGCGTTCGTGCTCGGTTCCGTGCTCTGCGGGTTCTCGTGGAGCATGATCGCGCTGATCGTGTTTCGAGGGCTTCAGGGGATCGGGGCGGGCGCCGTGCTCCCCATCACGATGACGATCGTCGGTGACTTGTTCAGCGTGGAAGAGCGGGCGCGGATCCAGGGGTACGTCAGCAGCGTGTGGGGCATCTCCGCGGTGGTCGCGCCAGCCGTGGGCGGCCTGTTCGTGCAGTACGCCTCATGGCGATGGGTGTTCCTGGTGAACGTGCCCATCGGAGCCCTCGCGGCGTGGACCATCGTCCGGTTTCTGCACGAGCGCGTCGCGTCGCGCGCGCACCGGATCGACGTCCCTGGCGCGGCGCTCCTCGCCGTGGGCGTCGGCCTTCTCATCTGGGGGTTTCTTGAGACCGGCCGGCCCTGGGGTGGCGGGGTGTGGGCGCGCGTCGCCGTCTTCGGTGCGGCCGTGGCGGTTCTGGCGCTGTTCGTCCTGGTGGAGCGACGCGCGTCGGAGCCGGTGCTGCCGCTCGGCGCGTTCCGGCAGCCGATGCTCGCCGGCGCCAACTTCAGCAACGTCGTGCTCGGCATGATCGTGGTGGGGTTGAGCTCGTTCATCCCGACGTTCGTCCAGGGCGTGCTCGGCGCGACGCCCCTCGTGGCCGGGTTCACCCTCGGGATGATGTCGATCGGCTGGCCGCTCGCCTCGAGCGTGTCGGGGCGCCTCTACCTGCGCCTTGGCTTCCGCCGCACGGCCCAGATCGGGACCGTCCTCTGCGCGGCGGCCGGCGCGGTTCTCCTGCTGGTGCGCCCGGCGAGTTCCGTCGCGCACGTCGCGCTGGGCTGCTTCGCCATGGGCGCCGGACTGGGGCTGGCGACCACGTCCGTGCTCGTCGCCGTGCAGGCGGCCGTCGAATGGCAGCAGCGCGGGATGGCGACGGGCGCGGTGACGTTCATGCGCATGCTCGGCAGCGCCGTGGGCGCGTCCCTGTACGGCGGCATCGTCAACGCGACGCTGGCGAGGGCGCTGGCGACGGCGCCGGGCCTTCTCCGCACGCAGCTGCCGGCGACGACCGACGTGGCGTCGACTCTCATGGAACGCGCCTCAACCGGCGCGTCGCCGGAGGCGCTCGCCTACGTGCGGGCGGCGCTCTACTCCGGCGTGCACCACGTGTTCGCGGTGACGGTGGTGGCCGCGGCGCTGGCCTTCTGGTTCGTGACGTGGATCCCCGCGCGGGTGGAGCGGATCCGGGTGTAA